ATCTGCATTTATTAAAAAAATAGCTAAAATTCTTAATATTGAGTTAATTAATCTCCCACCTTATTCTCCACACTTAAATCCCATAGAACAGCTTTGGAGAATAATGAAAAATATAATTCGCAATGAATACCTAAAATCCAAAGAACATCTAAAAGAACTAGTCAAAAAAACCTTCAATGAAAATATTGAAAAGAACAATATTACAATACATTGGTGTGAAACATTTATATCAAAAGTTTAGTAATTAACTATAATACTATTTATATGTTAGCATTTGGCACTATAAAAAACTTGAATGATTTTTAGAAATTTGCATTGTATGTTTCATATTTTAGTTTTAGATTAAATTTTTTTTAGGATTTCTTTATATATCTGAATAATTATTTAATATGTTTTGGGAAGTTTTTTAAGAGGTTGTTTTTAGATTTTAATTTTTTTTTGGTTCGTGTTTCTGAAATACTGTTACCAGATTCGTCATCCAAGTTCATTGTCATCTTATTCATCTAATTTAATAATTTCTTCAAGATATTGTTTCATTATTTTTAATTGTTATTTATTAGTAAATAATTTCATTCATGAATGTTTTTAACTTTGGTTCCCTCCACTCACATGATGAATTTAACTAAATCCACTTCACGTGTGGCTATTATAGTTATTTTAAAGGATTTAACAATCAGATCATCATGATCCAATTTAATTCTCAAAATTTAATGATGCTAAACAGTTTCACCAAGATTATCAATAAATGTAAGATTAGCTTTTCGAACAACCAATTTGATTAACCAAATTATTTAATATAAATATCACATATAATCTTCAGGAATCAAATTTTTTAAATTCATGGCACAAACAAGATATAATTAATAATATCATCTAAAAACCATGAATAAAATAAGTATAATGATTAGTTTTTATAATACAAGATTATAGTTCATAGTATACAAAATTAAATAAAAAATAAGTAAAAAATATTAAAAATTAGTGAGATAATGTCCTATTATCAAAATAATATAAAAATTACAAATATAAATTCTCAAACTTTATAAATCTTAAAAATAAAAAGTCTAACTAGCATGACTACTAATAAAATTTTACTAAAATTTGCAAAAAAAGGAATAAACCTTTCACCAGAAGCCTATAATATAGTAAATAATGCTGAAAATCCTCTTGATTTTGCATCATCATTAATAGTTAAATTAAAAAGTGATAAGTATTCATCAAAAGACTTAGTTTCTGTAAGCGAAGATATTATAAATGAAATTACAGGAAAACAAAAAGAAAATAATATAATTCAAAAAACACTAGGACCTTCTGTTGATAAAAAAGAAATAGAAATTAAAAGTGATGTTAAAGAAAAAATTGATGATTTAAAAAAAGAAAGTGATAATGTTGAAAAATACATTAATCCAACTATTGTTGAAGCTTCTGAAACAATTAAAGATGAAAAAATTGAATTTAAAAGGAATTTAGAAAAAACTAATGTAAAATACGATTTTGAAATCTTACAAGACACTAGTAAAAAGTCATATACTAGTGGTGAGATTGAAAACTTAATTTCTTATTTTAAAAGTAGATATGATAAATTAGCTAAAATTTTATCTAGTAGACCTGAACTTAAAAATTACACTAAAATAGCTGATATTGAAGAAGATCAAGATTCTTTAAGTATGATTTTAATGGTTAAAGAAATAAGATCAAGTAAAAATGGACATAAAATTATTGAATTTGAAGATGATACAGGAACAATATCTGTTCTATTTACAAATAAAAAAGAAGACCTATTTAAAGAAGCTGAAAAATTGGTTAAAGATGAAGTTGTAGGTGTTATTGCAAATAAAAGTGATGATAGTCATTTTGCTTTTGGTCAAGAAATTATTAATCCTGGTGTTTCAAGAATTCCTGAAAAGAAAATGGATTTTAGTATAGTATTTCTATCAGATGTCCATATTGGTAGTTTAACATTTCTAGAAGATGCATTTGTAAGATTCATTGATTGGATTAACTGTGACTATGGAACTGAAGAGCAAAGAAAAATAGCAGAAGATGTAAAATATCTTGTTATTGGTGGAGACATAGTGGATGGTATTGGTGTTTATCCAAATCAAGAAAAAGAATTAGCTATTAAAGACATTACAGAGCAGTATAATGAAGCTGCAAGATTTTTAGGAAATGTAAGAAGTGATATTAAAATTATTATTGCCCCTGGAAACCACGACGCTTCAAGAGTTGCTGAACCTCAACCTGCAGTTCCTGAAGAATATGCAAAAGCATTATATGAGCTTGATAATGTTGAATTTATTAGTAATCCTGGCGTTGTATCATTAGATGGGATTCATGTTTTAATTTATCATGGACGTAGTTTTGATGACTTAGTAATGGCTGTTAAAGAATTTACTCATGAAAGAAATGATTTATTAATGGAAGAATTACTTAAAAAAAGACATTTAGCTCCAATTTATGGTGAAAGGACACCATTAGCTTCTGAACTTGAAGATTATTTAGTTATTGATGAAATTCCAGATATATTCCATACTGGACATGTTCATATTAATACTTATAGAAAATTCAATGGAATTCATTTAATTAATTCAGGAACTTTTCAAACTCAAACCGAATTTCAAAAAATTTATAATATTGAACCAACACCTGCAGAAGTCCCAGTTCTTTATAAAGGAAAATATAAACATTTAAAATTTATTTAAGGTGATTATTAATGAAAAAAAATATTGCTGAAGTTGTTAATATATCAAATAATGTCTATGAAAAAGGACTTGTTTCTGGAAAAGCTGGAAATATTAGTACAAGACATAAAAGCGAGTGTGGTGATATTATTTCTATTACTCCTACTTTAAAATCACTTGGAGATTTAAAAGAAGAGGATGTAGTTTTAGTTGATATTAATGGAAATATTTTAACAAAAGGAAAACCTTCATCTGAAGTCAATATGCATATTGAAATCTATAAAAATAGGAATGATGTAAATGCAATTGTCCATACTCATTCTCCTTATGCTACTGGTTTTGCTTTCTCATCAAAAAGAATTAAAAGATATGAGGGTTTTGGAACTGTTAATTCCAAATTTTTAGCTTATATTGATTATGAAAAACCAGGAACTAATAAACTTGCAAAAAAAGCTGCAGAAGGATTATCTACTGAAAATGTCTTGATTTTAAAAAATCATGGTGTTGTCTGTATTAGTGATAATTTAAAAGAAGCAGAATCTCTTGCATTATTTGTAGAAGAAACAGCAAAAACTCAATTTATTACTCATATGTTAAATTCATCAGAAGATTATATTTAATCTTCATCTGAATCAATTTTTTTATTTGTTCTAGCTTCATATCCTTCAT
Above is a window of Methanobrevibacter oralis DNA encoding:
- a CDS encoding transposase; the encoded protein is SAFIKKIAKILNIELINLPPYSPHLNPIEQLWRIMKNIIRNEYLKSKEHLKELVKKTFNENIEKNNITIHWCETFISKV
- a CDS encoding DNA-directed DNA polymerase II small subunit — its product is MTTNKILLKFAKKGINLSPEAYNIVNNAENPLDFASSLIVKLKSDKYSSKDLVSVSEDIINEITGKQKENNIIQKTLGPSVDKKEIEIKSDVKEKIDDLKKESDNVEKYINPTIVEASETIKDEKIEFKRNLEKTNVKYDFEILQDTSKKSYTSGEIENLISYFKSRYDKLAKILSSRPELKNYTKIADIEEDQDSLSMILMVKEIRSSKNGHKIIEFEDDTGTISVLFTNKKEDLFKEAEKLVKDEVVGVIANKSDDSHFAFGQEIINPGVSRIPEKKMDFSIVFLSDVHIGSLTFLEDAFVRFIDWINCDYGTEEQRKIAEDVKYLVIGGDIVDGIGVYPNQEKELAIKDITEQYNEAARFLGNVRSDIKIIIAPGNHDASRVAEPQPAVPEEYAKALYELDNVEFISNPGVVSLDGIHVLIYHGRSFDDLVMAVKEFTHERNDLLMEELLKKRHLAPIYGERTPLASELEDYLVIDEIPDIFHTGHVHINTYRKFNGIHLINSGTFQTQTEFQKIYNIEPTPAEVPVLYKGKYKHLKFI
- a CDS encoding class II aldolase/adducin family protein, with translation MKKNIAEVVNISNNVYEKGLVSGKAGNISTRHKSECGDIISITPTLKSLGDLKEEDVVLVDINGNILTKGKPSSEVNMHIEIYKNRNDVNAIVHTHSPYATGFAFSSKRIKRYEGFGTVNSKFLAYIDYEKPGTNKLAKKAAEGLSTENVLILKNHGVVCISDNLKEAESLALFVEETAKTQFITHMLNSSEDYI